The Bdellovibrionales bacterium sequence CATGCGCAAGGCGGGGCGCTTGGCGGCGGAGGTCTTGGACTACATCACGCCTTTTGTGCGGCCGGACGTGACAACGGACGCTTTGAATGATTTGTGCGATGCGTTCACGCGCGATCACGGCGCGGTGTCCGCGCCTTTGGGCTATCGGGGCTATCCCAAGGCGACGTGCATTTCGCTGAATGAGGTGGTGTGTCATGGCATCCCCAGCGACCGGAAGCTGAAAAACGGCGACATTGCCAACATTGACGTGACGGTGATTCTTGACGGCTGGTATGGCGATACCAGCCGCATGTTTTATGTTGGCGATAAAGTTTCGCTTAAGGCGCGGCGTCTTGTCGAGGTGACGTATGAGGCCATGATGCGCGGCATTGGCGTGGTGCGCGACGGCGCGACAATCGGCGATATCGGCCATGCGATTCAGTCTTATGCCGAGCCTTTTGGTTTTTCTATCGTGCGTGATTTTTGTGGGCATGGGTTGGGCCGCGTGTTTCACACCGCGCCGTCCGTTTTGCATTATGGGCGTGCGGGGCAGGGGACGGTGCTTCGTGTGGGCATGTTCCTGACGATTGAGCCGATGATCAACGCGGGCAAATTCGCGGTCAAGGTTATGCCCGATGGCTGGACGGCGGTGACCAAGGATCGCTCGCTCACCGCGCAGTTCGAACATTCCTTGGCGGTGACGGAAACGGGCTATGAGATTTTTACCGGCTCACCCAAGGGCTGGCACTGCCCGCCGTATGAGGGAGCGGAGACGTTGTGATGAGAAAAGGGGCGCCAGAAAAAAACACCGTCACTCCCGCGAAAGCGGGAGTCCCGTTTGGTTTCTTGCGATTTCAAACAAGGAAACGGGATCCCCGCTTTGCCCTTTCGCCCGCCGCAAGGGCGGCGGGACGAGGGCGCGGGGATGACGTAAGAGAAAGCGCCCTTTCTCTTGGTGCATTATGACTGAAGCCTTTCCAGAGAAACGGGTGCGTGAAAAGCCTCACTATGAAGGGCATCGGGATCGTTTGCGTGCGCGGCTGATCGAGTCGGGCGCGGATTCGCTGAAGGATTACGAATTGCTGGAGGTGCTGTTGTTTGCGGCGATTCCGCGTCGTGACGTGAAGCCTTTGGCGAAAAAACTTTTGGATGAGTTCGATGGCTTGTGGAGTCTTTTGAACGCCCCTGTTGAAAGGCTTCGCGCGTTTGGTCTTAGCGATAACGCGATTTGTTTGCTCAAGACGACGGCGGCCTCCTCGCGGCGCGGGCTGAAGTCGACCATCATCGCGCGTCCTGTGTTGGACAGCTGGCAACGTGTCGTGGATTACTGCCGCGCGGCGATGGCGCATGAGGCGAAGGAGCATTTTCGCTTGCTGTTTCTGGATCGCCGCAATCGCCTGATTGCCGAGGAAGTGCAGCAGCGTGGCACAATCGATCACACGCCTGTCTACCCGCGTGAGATCGTGCAGCGCGCGTTGGAAGTCGGCGCGGGGGCCTTGGTTTTGGCGCACAATCATCCCAGTGGTGACGTGACACCCAGCAAGGCCGATATCGATATGACTCGTGCGATTCAGGCGGCCTGCAAGCCTCTTGATATCGTGATTCACGACCACCTCATCGTGGGCCGCGATGAAGTGGCGAGTTTTAAGGCGCTAGGGCTGTTGTAACGGCTCTTTCCCCCCCCCTTTTTTTGGGGGGGGGGTGAAAGCATATTTTTTGTGCATAGCCGCCAAAAAAGGGTTGTCAGGGTTGTCGGAAAGGCCTAAAAAACCATGCGTTTGAGCCATTTTCTAAGGGCTTTAGGGAAAAATTAATTATCCACAACAAAAAGTTATTTTTCTCTAGACAAGCGGAAAGAAAGGCAGTAGGTTGCTTTTCATCGGACGCCGATAACAACGACTTCCGGTGGCTAACTTATTGACACTTCGACAAGCCATGGCCCAAGACAAGCAAATGCAAAGCTTGGGGTGTGTGAGTGTCGCTTTTTCTGTGGGTTGGTTCGGATCTCGAAAGGATCCATGTTCTTGGACATCGTGAATAGGTAATGAGAAGGGATGCGCAGACGGCGGTTCTGTGGCGGGAAATGTTTTGACCTTCGGGTCTGGCGTTTCTGGCTGGGGAATATCCAAACGCCATATTCTAATGCCTCAAGTGTTAGAATGTGGTTTTCGGTTTTGTCGTATGTGACATCCTAGATTGACAAGTTTAAGTAGAATTTCTTTTTGCTCGCA is a genomic window containing:
- the map gene encoding type I methionyl aminopeptidase; this translates as MSEVRVQGPEHRVQGRKGFVAARGLFCWLLGEGWRWLLFPIILILSFLAVYWGLGRGMNEQGESEDRETIKCHGAEAFEGMRKAGRLAAEVLDYITPFVRPDVTTDALNDLCDAFTRDHGAVSAPLGYRGYPKATCISLNEVVCHGIPSDRKLKNGDIANIDVTVILDGWYGDTSRMFYVGDKVSLKARRLVEVTYEAMMRGIGVVRDGATIGDIGHAIQSYAEPFGFSIVRDFCGHGLGRVFHTAPSVLHYGRAGQGTVLRVGMFLTIEPMINAGKFAVKVMPDGWTAVTKDRSLTAQFEHSLAVTETGYEIFTGSPKGWHCPPYEGAETL
- the radC gene encoding DNA repair protein RadC; protein product: MTEAFPEKRVREKPHYEGHRDRLRARLIESGADSLKDYELLEVLLFAAIPRRDVKPLAKKLLDEFDGLWSLLNAPVERLRAFGLSDNAICLLKTTAASSRRGLKSTIIARPVLDSWQRVVDYCRAAMAHEAKEHFRLLFLDRRNRLIAEEVQQRGTIDHTPVYPREIVQRALEVGAGALVLAHNHPSGDVTPSKADIDMTRAIQAACKPLDIVIHDHLIVGRDEVASFKALGLL